Proteins encoded together in one Cyanobacteria bacterium QS_8_64_29 window:
- a CDS encoding cytochrome P450, with protein MGALAVIAVGYAKSSSTPTKSIPVSGPGRSVEGGPIVSSLPDGPRQPYFVQLARWILTPYSFLEDCARRYGDPFTMRLKKTTPYVFFSHPEAIQQIFSADADRFDAGRANAVLRPLVGDNSIALLDGEQHQRQRRLLLPPFHGQRVKQYARIIHNVAHDVARQWQPGQRLVARSVMQEIALRVILHAAFGLSEGERYSSIKAAITQMLAMTASPLHSSALFFGFLQQELGGLSPWGRMVRQRQRIRELLQAEIEERRAQPQRQGNDILSLLLSAQDEDGRPMSDLEIQDEMLTLLFAGHETTANSLAWALYWPHWQPAVLERLRAELDALGPEPDLMEVAQLPYLSAVCNEALRLYPAAPMAFGRYLNAPMEIMGRRYEADTLIGASIYLTHRRADLYPQPEQFRPERFLEREYSSYEFIPFGGGNRRCVGAALASLEMKLVLAALVQHYEFELAEQRPVQPQRRGITVAPAGGIKMTVRGRRKQPAPQAVNA; from the coding sequence ATGGGGGCACTGGCGGTAATTGCGGTTGGTTACGCTAAAAGCAGCTCCACTCCAACCAAGTCAATTCCTGTTTCTGGTCCCGGTCGCAGCGTTGAAGGAGGTCCAATCGTGAGTTCCCTGCCGGATGGCCCCAGACAGCCCTATTTCGTCCAGCTCGCGCGCTGGATTCTGACGCCCTACAGCTTTCTGGAGGACTGCGCCCGGCGCTATGGCGATCCCTTCACCATGCGCTTAAAAAAGACGACGCCGTACGTCTTTTTTAGCCATCCGGAGGCCATCCAACAAATCTTTTCCGCCGATGCCGATCGCTTCGACGCCGGGCGAGCGAACGCCGTGCTTCGGCCGCTGGTGGGCGACAACTCGATCGCGCTGCTTGACGGCGAGCAGCACCAGCGCCAACGCCGGTTGCTCCTGCCGCCGTTTCACGGCCAGCGCGTCAAGCAGTACGCCCGCATCATCCACAATGTCGCGCACGATGTAGCTCGGCAGTGGCAACCAGGTCAGCGCTTGGTCGCGCGATCGGTCATGCAGGAGATTGCGCTGCGGGTCATTTTGCACGCCGCGTTCGGGCTGAGCGAGGGCGAGCGCTACAGCTCCATCAAGGCGGCGATCACGCAGATGCTAGCTATGACGGCATCGCCGCTGCACTCGAGCGCGCTGTTTTTTGGGTTTTTGCAGCAGGAACTTGGGGGGCTGAGCCCTTGGGGGCGCATGGTGCGCCAGCGGCAGCGCATCCGCGAGCTGCTCCAGGCCGAGATTGAGGAGCGGCGCGCGCAGCCCCAGCGGCAGGGCAACGACATTTTGAGCCTGCTGCTCTCGGCCCAAGACGAAGACGGCCGGCCCATGAGCGATCTCGAAATTCAGGACGAGATGCTGACCCTGCTGTTTGCCGGCCACGAAACCACCGCCAACTCGCTGGCTTGGGCGCTCTACTGGCCGCACTGGCAGCCGGCCGTCCTCGAGCGGCTGCGCGCGGAGCTCGATGCCCTCGGGCCCGAGCCCGATTTAATGGAGGTCGCCCAGCTGCCCTATCTGAGCGCTGTCTGCAATGAGGCGCTGCGCCTGTATCCGGCGGCTCCCATGGCCTTCGGGCGCTATCTCAACGCCCCCATGGAGATTATGGGCCGCCGCTACGAGGCCGACACCCTCATCGGTGCCAGCATCTATCTGACCCATCGGCGCGCGGATCTCTACCCGCAACCCGAGCAGTTCCGGCCCGAGCGTTTTCTCGAGCGCGAGTACTCGTCCTACGAGTTCATTCCCTTTGGCGGCGGCAACCGACGCTGCGTGGGAGCAGCTTTGGCTTCACTGGAGATGAAGCTCGTGCTGGCTGCGCTGGTGCAACATTACGAGTTCGAGCTGGCCGAGCAGCGCCCGGTTCAGCCGCAGCGGCGCGGCATTACGGTTGCCCCGGCCGGCGGCATCAAAATGACCGTGCGCGGGCGCCGGAAGCAGCCAGCCCCCCAGGCAGTCAACGCGTAA